The Lactuca sativa cultivar Salinas chromosome 2, Lsat_Salinas_v11, whole genome shotgun sequence genome includes a window with the following:
- the LOC111879798 gene encoding uncharacterized mitochondrial protein AtMg00810-like, with protein MIITGDDHDGIEYLKHDLAHRFAMKDLGLLRYFLGIEVAKSPKGCLLSQTKYISDLFERAQLTDNWTANTPIESNVKYSPINGVPLSDPSFYRTIVGSLVYLTVIRPDIAHVVLCTHI; from the coding sequence atgatTATTACTGGTGATGATCATGATGGTATAGAGTATTTAAAGCATGATTTGGCTCATCGTTTTGCTATGAAAGACTTGGGTTTGCTACGTTATTTCTTGGGGATTGAAGTTGCTAAGTCTCCAAAGGGTTGTCTTTTATCTCAAACGAAGTATATTTCAGATTTGTTTGAACGCGCACAACTTACGGATAATTGGACAGCTAATACACCTATAGAGAGTAATGTCAAATACTCTCCAATTAATGGTGTCCCATTATCAGATCCAAGCTTTTATCGTACCATTGTAGGGAGTTTGGTTTACCTGACTGTCATTAGACCGGATATTGCTCATGTAGTTCTTTGTACTCACATTTGA